Proteins co-encoded in one Xiphophorus couchianus chromosome 3, X_couchianus-1.0, whole genome shotgun sequence genomic window:
- the arhgef1 gene encoding rho guanine nucleotide exchange factor 1 isoform X3 has translation MSIIGAEDEDFENDLADSADDKCPHFDSIDLLKKRPTHLLVFMQHVILQFDPAPLLCYLHADIVKNLNARDTKKQFPEFYNNFLEKGAILRVSMPSSLSFELDRTRPELLSDDTQRRYAADVQKFQTAEVAKQLEDFRQKRMMGMTLLEEQVMDVENHYPTDRVPLDMKEKSVAENLLEKMYDSQLTFVPDEDKCQAIFAAVAAYMKHLEVKNRAGDSKKSKRGFPWIKKNHDPQKPRTRGFHVPIWIGGSAVEGKLKEAEVDKDAKGREVKGGPGRGSLTETPVPSIKKPENSASVPNAEPAGNNLTPTTTEPTPTDGQPITCSDLPSPTDLLLPEIGAVVPIIEHSSPHDAHPEESDRERRKPSRKVGRSESARVDRHSSRRRGSSRKQSRSRSDVDLQPPSSATTPTPLSPQNLHPLDGPAFPSEVPGQAPTSPSPQLEEIDPRLQELEQDPPSWRVLASSETLKNLSKKETKRQEVINELFATEHAHVRMLSVLQWVFAKPLERAEILSALDLETIFPSLEEIIDMHYNFYESLKKLRVSDNYIVKNISPTLLNRFGGPEGEWFQKLTARFCSYQTYALDQIKQRQKKDARFNSFIQDAESKPQCRRLQLKDIIPTEMQRLTKYPLLLENIAKNTEEKEEKESIQQSAECCRKILNHVNEEVKTMGNMLTLKEYQKKLETSGLKASVELYTEYKSIDLTQRKMLFEGPLVWRVTKEKAIDVHCLLLDDMLVLAQKQEDKMLLKCQSKSNITAQEGKQMLSPIIKLDSVFLREVATDRKAFYVIFTWDSGAQIYELVAQSIAEMKIWHDIIKSTVDVLKKSGTSIRLHIPPGVGITPLSPTTLSAPLNPSENGSLRGSSDQERDSVTDHNAVPPRVNLIETLTDRGLLQVLDYSSRNQEKVADGALDEVMSLKRLLIGSISLSEDSQHDEEHEEEQPDKPSHETEAPQPTESESTDSGYMQVNTSPSAKEDGAKQEDEDGSIFAPLVLSQERRAEVSRRLDSLLQMIQRLQAVEEEHHKLSEVLSEFSLESANFQ, from the exons ATGAGCATCATTGGGGCTGAAGATGAGGACTTTGAGAATGATCTAGCAGAT TCAGCAGATGACAAATGCCCACACTTCGACAGCATCGACTTGTTGAAGAAACGGCCAACTCACTTGCTGGTGTTCATGCAGCATGTCATTCTCCAGTTTGACCCTGCGCCCTTG TTGTGTTATCTTCACGCTGACATTGTGAAGAACCTCAATGCCAGAGACACCAAGAAACAGTTCCCAGAGTTCTACAACAACTTCTTGGAGAAGGGTGCT ATTCTCAGAGTCTCGATGCCATCCAGTTTATCCTTTGAATTGG ACCGAACTCGCCCAGAATTGCTGTCAGATGACACCCAAAGGCGTTATGCTGCAGATGTTCAGAAATTTCAAACTGCAGAAGTAGCCAAACAGCTGGAAGATTTCAG GCAAAAAAGGATGATGGGTATGACCCTCCTTGAGGAGCAGGTGATGGACGTGGAGAATCACTATCCAACTGACCGCGTCCCGTTGGATATGAAGGAGAAGTCTGTGGCCGAGAATCTGTTGGAGAAGATGTATGATTCACA aCTTACTTTTGTCCCAGATGAGGATAAATG CCAAGCCATCTTTGCTGCAGTAGCTGCCTACATGAAGCACCTCGAAGTCAAAAACAGGGCAGGAGATAGTAAAAAGTCCAAAAGAGGTTTCCCTTGGATTAAG AAGAATCATGATCCTCAAAAACCCAGGACTCGGGGGTTCCATGTTCCAATCTGGATTGGAGGCAGTG CAGTCGAAGGCAAACTAAAAGAAGCTGAAG TGGACAAAGATGCTAAGGGAAGGGAAGTTAAAGGGGGTCCAGGCAGAGGCTCATTGACCGAAACTCCAGTTCCTTCCAtcaaaaaacctgaaaactcaGCCTCAGTGCCAAATGCGGAGCCTGCTGGCAACAACTTGACCCCCACCACCACAGAGCCCACTCCAACCGATG GTCAGCCAATCACTTGCTCAGACCTCCCCTCGCCGACAGACTTGCTCCTTCCAGAGATCGGAGCCGTTGTTCCTATCATTGAGCACAGCTCACCCCACGATGCTCACCCAGAGGAGTCGGACAGAGAAAG ACGGAAGCCAAG CAGGAAAGTAGGACGCAGCGAGAGCGCCCGCGTGGACCGGCACTCGTCTCGGCGGCGTGGCTCTTCTCGTAAACAGTCTCGCTCCCGTAGCGACGTGGACCTGCAGCCTCCGTCTTCTGCAACAACTCCTACCCCGCTGTCCCCGCAGAACCTCCATCC TTTGGATGGGCCAGCTTTCCCTTCTGAAGTGCCTGGCCAGGCCCCAACAAGCCCGTCCCCACAGTTGGAGGAGATTGACCCCCGCTTGCAGGAGTTGGAGCAGGACCCGCCCAGCTGGAGGGTGCTGGCGTCTTCTGAGACCTTAAAGAACCTGAGCAAGAAGGAGACCAAGAGGCAGGAAGTCATAAACG AGTTGTTTGCCACAGAGCATGCCCACGTGAGAATGCTGAGTGTCCTTCAGTGGGTGTTCGCCAAGCCGCTGGAGAGGGCGGAAATCCTCTCTGCCCTGGACCTTGAGACCATTTTCCCAAGCCTTGAGGAAATCATTGACATGCACT ATAACTTCTATGAAAGCCTGAAGAAACTGCGTGTCAGTGACAACTACATCGTTAAAAACATCAGCCCCACATTGCTCAACAGG tttggTGGCCCTGAAGGAGAATGGTTTCAGAAACTGACAGCCAGATTCTGCAGTTACCAGACCTATGCTCTGGACCAGATCaagcaaagacagaagaaaGACGCTCGCTTTAACTCTTTTATACAG GATGCAGAGAGTAAACCCCAGTGCCGCAGACTGCAGCTCAAAGACATTATTCCTACAGAAATGCAGAGGCTAACAAAGTATCCACTGTTGCTGGAAAACATCGCAAAGAAcacag AGGAAAAAGAGGAGAAGGAGTCGATCCAGCAAAGTGCAGAATGCTGCAGAAAGATCCTCAACCATGTCAATGAAGAGGTCAAAACAATGGGGAACATGTTG ACTCTAAAGGAGTACcagaaaaaactggaaacatcgGGGCTGAAAGCCAGTGTTGAGCTTTATACTGAATATAAG AGCATTGACTTGACTCAGAGGAAGATGCTTTTTGAAGGTCCGCTGGTCTGGAGAGTCACCAAAGAGAAGGCTATTG ATGTGCATTGCCTGCTGCTGGATGATATGCTGGTTCTTGCACAGAAGCAGGAGGACAAGATGTTGCTAAAATGCCAGAGTAAAAGTAACATTACTGCACAGGAGGGCAAGCAAATGCTGAGCCCAATTATAAAGCTGGACTCCGTTTTCCTCCGTGAAGTGGCAACAG ATCGGAAGGCTTTTTATGTGATATTCACATGGGACAGTGGAGCTCAGATCTATGAGCTGGTGGCTCAGTCTAttgcagaaatgaaaat ttgGCATGATATAATAAAGTCAACGGTTGACGTTCTGAAGAAGAGTGGAACATCCATACGGTTACATATTCCTCCTGGAGTTGGGATTACTCCTCTCAGTCCCACCAC GCTGAGTGCTCCATTGAATCCATCTGAGAATGGAAGTTTAAGAGGCAGCAGCG ACCAAGAAAGGGACAGTGTGACAGATCACAACGCTGTTCCTCCAAGGGTCAATCTGATAGAGACGTTGACCGACAGGGGTCTCCTTCAGGTACTGGATTACTCCAGCAGGAACCAGGAGAAGGTGGCTGACGGTGCTTTGGATGAAG TCATGTCACTTAAAAGATTGCTGATTGGCAGCATCAGCCTGTCAGAGGACTCGCAGCATGATGAAGAACATGAAGAGGAGCAACCAGATAAGCCGTCTCATGAAACGGAGGCCCCTCAGCCAACAG AAAGCGAGTCTACAGACAGCGGATACATGCAGGTGAACACCAGTCCTTCTGCGAAGGAAGATGGAGCAAAACAAGAAGATGAAGACGGGAGTATCTTTGCCCCTCTGGTCTTGTCCCAGGAGAGAAGAGCCGAAGTAAGCAGGAGGCTGGACAGCCTGCTGCAAATGATACAGAGACTACAG gCTGTGGAAGAGGAGCATCACAAGCTGAGCGAGGTCCTTTCTGAGTTCTCGCTGGAAAGCGCCAACTTCCAGTAA
- the arhgef1 gene encoding rho guanine nucleotide exchange factor 1 isoform X5 yields the protein MSIIGAEDEDFENDLADSADDKCPHFDSIDLLKKRPTHLLVFMQHVILQFDPAPLLCYLHADIVKNLNARDTKKQFPEFYNNFLEKGAILRVSMPSSLSFELDRTRPELLSDDTQRRYAADVQKFQTAEVAKQLEDFRQKRMMGMTLLEEQVMDVENHYPTDRVPLDMKEKSVAENLLEKMYDSQLTFVPDEDKCQAIFAAVAAYMKHLEVKNRAGDSKKSKRGFPWIKKNHDPQKPRTRGFHVPIWIGGSVDKDAKGREVKGGPGRGSLTETPVPSIKKPENSASVPNAEPAGNNLTPTTTEPTPTDGQPITCSDLPSPTDLLLPEIGAVVPIIEHSSPHDAHPEESDRERRKPSRKVGRSESARVDRHSSRRRGSSRKQSRSRSDVDLQPPSSATTPTPLSPQNLHPLDGPAFPSEVPGQAPTSPSPQLEEIDPRLQELEQDPPSWRVLASSETLKNLSKKETKRQEVINELFATEHAHVRMLSVLQWVFAKPLERAEILSALDLETIFPSLEEIIDMHYNFYESLKKLRVSDNYIVKNISPTLLNRFGGPEGEWFQKLTARFCSYQTYALDQIKQRQKKDARFNSFIQDAESKPQCRRLQLKDIIPTEMQRLTKYPLLLENIAKNTEEKEEKESIQQSAECCRKILNHVNEEVKTMGNMLTLKEYQKKLETSGLKASVELYTEYKSIDLTQRKMLFEGPLVWRVTKEKAIDVHCLLLDDMLVLAQKQEDKMLLKCQSKSNITAQEGKQMLSPIIKLDSVFLREVATDRKAFYVIFTWDSGAQIYELVAQSIAEMKIWHDIIKSTVDVLKKSGTSIRLHIPPGVGITPLSPTTLSAPLNPSENGSLRGSSDQERDSVTDHNAVPPRVNLIETLTDRGLLQVLDYSSRNQEKVADGALDEVMSLKRLLIGSISLSEDSQHDEEHEEEQPDKPSHETEAPQPTVESESTDSGYMQVNTSPSAKEDGAKQEDEDGSIFAPLVLSQERRAEVSRRLDSLLQMIQRLQAVEEEHHKLSEVLSEFSLESANFQ from the exons ATGAGCATCATTGGGGCTGAAGATGAGGACTTTGAGAATGATCTAGCAGAT TCAGCAGATGACAAATGCCCACACTTCGACAGCATCGACTTGTTGAAGAAACGGCCAACTCACTTGCTGGTGTTCATGCAGCATGTCATTCTCCAGTTTGACCCTGCGCCCTTG TTGTGTTATCTTCACGCTGACATTGTGAAGAACCTCAATGCCAGAGACACCAAGAAACAGTTCCCAGAGTTCTACAACAACTTCTTGGAGAAGGGTGCT ATTCTCAGAGTCTCGATGCCATCCAGTTTATCCTTTGAATTGG ACCGAACTCGCCCAGAATTGCTGTCAGATGACACCCAAAGGCGTTATGCTGCAGATGTTCAGAAATTTCAAACTGCAGAAGTAGCCAAACAGCTGGAAGATTTCAG GCAAAAAAGGATGATGGGTATGACCCTCCTTGAGGAGCAGGTGATGGACGTGGAGAATCACTATCCAACTGACCGCGTCCCGTTGGATATGAAGGAGAAGTCTGTGGCCGAGAATCTGTTGGAGAAGATGTATGATTCACA aCTTACTTTTGTCCCAGATGAGGATAAATG CCAAGCCATCTTTGCTGCAGTAGCTGCCTACATGAAGCACCTCGAAGTCAAAAACAGGGCAGGAGATAGTAAAAAGTCCAAAAGAGGTTTCCCTTGGATTAAG AAGAATCATGATCCTCAAAAACCCAGGACTCGGGGGTTCCATGTTCCAATCTGGATTGGAGGCAGTG TGGACAAAGATGCTAAGGGAAGGGAAGTTAAAGGGGGTCCAGGCAGAGGCTCATTGACCGAAACTCCAGTTCCTTCCAtcaaaaaacctgaaaactcaGCCTCAGTGCCAAATGCGGAGCCTGCTGGCAACAACTTGACCCCCACCACCACAGAGCCCACTCCAACCGATG GTCAGCCAATCACTTGCTCAGACCTCCCCTCGCCGACAGACTTGCTCCTTCCAGAGATCGGAGCCGTTGTTCCTATCATTGAGCACAGCTCACCCCACGATGCTCACCCAGAGGAGTCGGACAGAGAAAG ACGGAAGCCAAG CAGGAAAGTAGGACGCAGCGAGAGCGCCCGCGTGGACCGGCACTCGTCTCGGCGGCGTGGCTCTTCTCGTAAACAGTCTCGCTCCCGTAGCGACGTGGACCTGCAGCCTCCGTCTTCTGCAACAACTCCTACCCCGCTGTCCCCGCAGAACCTCCATCC TTTGGATGGGCCAGCTTTCCCTTCTGAAGTGCCTGGCCAGGCCCCAACAAGCCCGTCCCCACAGTTGGAGGAGATTGACCCCCGCTTGCAGGAGTTGGAGCAGGACCCGCCCAGCTGGAGGGTGCTGGCGTCTTCTGAGACCTTAAAGAACCTGAGCAAGAAGGAGACCAAGAGGCAGGAAGTCATAAACG AGTTGTTTGCCACAGAGCATGCCCACGTGAGAATGCTGAGTGTCCTTCAGTGGGTGTTCGCCAAGCCGCTGGAGAGGGCGGAAATCCTCTCTGCCCTGGACCTTGAGACCATTTTCCCAAGCCTTGAGGAAATCATTGACATGCACT ATAACTTCTATGAAAGCCTGAAGAAACTGCGTGTCAGTGACAACTACATCGTTAAAAACATCAGCCCCACATTGCTCAACAGG tttggTGGCCCTGAAGGAGAATGGTTTCAGAAACTGACAGCCAGATTCTGCAGTTACCAGACCTATGCTCTGGACCAGATCaagcaaagacagaagaaaGACGCTCGCTTTAACTCTTTTATACAG GATGCAGAGAGTAAACCCCAGTGCCGCAGACTGCAGCTCAAAGACATTATTCCTACAGAAATGCAGAGGCTAACAAAGTATCCACTGTTGCTGGAAAACATCGCAAAGAAcacag AGGAAAAAGAGGAGAAGGAGTCGATCCAGCAAAGTGCAGAATGCTGCAGAAAGATCCTCAACCATGTCAATGAAGAGGTCAAAACAATGGGGAACATGTTG ACTCTAAAGGAGTACcagaaaaaactggaaacatcgGGGCTGAAAGCCAGTGTTGAGCTTTATACTGAATATAAG AGCATTGACTTGACTCAGAGGAAGATGCTTTTTGAAGGTCCGCTGGTCTGGAGAGTCACCAAAGAGAAGGCTATTG ATGTGCATTGCCTGCTGCTGGATGATATGCTGGTTCTTGCACAGAAGCAGGAGGACAAGATGTTGCTAAAATGCCAGAGTAAAAGTAACATTACTGCACAGGAGGGCAAGCAAATGCTGAGCCCAATTATAAAGCTGGACTCCGTTTTCCTCCGTGAAGTGGCAACAG ATCGGAAGGCTTTTTATGTGATATTCACATGGGACAGTGGAGCTCAGATCTATGAGCTGGTGGCTCAGTCTAttgcagaaatgaaaat ttgGCATGATATAATAAAGTCAACGGTTGACGTTCTGAAGAAGAGTGGAACATCCATACGGTTACATATTCCTCCTGGAGTTGGGATTACTCCTCTCAGTCCCACCAC GCTGAGTGCTCCATTGAATCCATCTGAGAATGGAAGTTTAAGAGGCAGCAGCG ACCAAGAAAGGGACAGTGTGACAGATCACAACGCTGTTCCTCCAAGGGTCAATCTGATAGAGACGTTGACCGACAGGGGTCTCCTTCAGGTACTGGATTACTCCAGCAGGAACCAGGAGAAGGTGGCTGACGGTGCTTTGGATGAAG TCATGTCACTTAAAAGATTGCTGATTGGCAGCATCAGCCTGTCAGAGGACTCGCAGCATGATGAAGAACATGAAGAGGAGCAACCAGATAAGCCGTCTCATGAAACGGAGGCCCCTCAGCCAACAG TAGAAAGCGAGTCTACAGACAGCGGATACATGCAGGTGAACACCAGTCCTTCTGCGAAGGAAGATGGAGCAAAACAAGAAGATGAAGACGGGAGTATCTTTGCCCCTCTGGTCTTGTCCCAGGAGAGAAGAGCCGAAGTAAGCAGGAGGCTGGACAGCCTGCTGCAAATGATACAGAGACTACAG gCTGTGGAAGAGGAGCATCACAAGCTGAGCGAGGTCCTTTCTGAGTTCTCGCTGGAAAGCGCCAACTTCCAGTAA
- the arhgef1 gene encoding rho guanine nucleotide exchange factor 1 isoform X2 → MSIIGAEDEDFENDLADSADDKCPHFDSIDLLKKRPTHLLVFMQHVILQFDPAPLLCYLHADIVKNLNARDTKKQFPEFYNNFLEKGAILRVSMPSSLSFELDRTRPELLSDDTQRRYAADVQKFQTAEVAKQLEDFRQKRMMGMTLLEEQVMDVENHYPTDRVPLDMKEKSVAENLLEKMYDSQLTFVPDEDKCQAIFAAVAAYMKHLEVKNRAGDSKKSKRGFPWIKKNHDPQKPRTRGFHVPIWIGGSAVEGKLKEAEVDKDAKGREVKGGPGRGSLTETPVPSIKKPENSASVPNAEPAGNNLTPTTTEPTPTDGQPITCSDLPSPTDLLLPEIGAVVPIIEHSSPHDAHPEESDRERRKPRKVGRSESARVDRHSSRRRGSSRKQSRSRSDVDLQPPSSATTPTPLSPQNLHPLDGPAFPSEVPGQAPTSPSPQLEEIDPRLQELEQDPPSWRVLASSETLKNLSKKETKRQEVINELFATEHAHVRMLSVLQWVFAKPLERAEILSALDLETIFPSLEEIIDMHYNFYESLKKLRVSDNYIVKNISPTLLNRFGGPEGEWFQKLTARFCSYQTYALDQIKQRQKKDARFNSFIQDAESKPQCRRLQLKDIIPTEMQRLTKYPLLLENIAKNTEEKEEKESIQQSAECCRKILNHVNEEVKTMGNMLTLKEYQKKLETSGLKASVELYTEYKSIDLTQRKMLFEGPLVWRVTKEKAIDVHCLLLDDMLVLAQKQEDKMLLKCQSKSNITAQEGKQMLSPIIKLDSVFLREVATDRKAFYVIFTWDSGAQIYELVAQSIAEMKIWHDIIKSTVDVLKKSGTSIRLHIPPGVGITPLSPTTLSAPLNPSENGSLRGSSDQERDSVTDHNAVPPRVNLIETLTDRGLLQVLDYSSRNQEKVADGALDEVMSLKRLLIGSISLSEDSQHDEEHEEEQPDKPSHETEAPQPTVESESTDSGYMQVNTSPSAKEDGAKQEDEDGSIFAPLVLSQERRAEVSRRLDSLLQMIQRLQAVEEEHHKLSEVLSEFSLESANFQ, encoded by the exons ATGAGCATCATTGGGGCTGAAGATGAGGACTTTGAGAATGATCTAGCAGAT TCAGCAGATGACAAATGCCCACACTTCGACAGCATCGACTTGTTGAAGAAACGGCCAACTCACTTGCTGGTGTTCATGCAGCATGTCATTCTCCAGTTTGACCCTGCGCCCTTG TTGTGTTATCTTCACGCTGACATTGTGAAGAACCTCAATGCCAGAGACACCAAGAAACAGTTCCCAGAGTTCTACAACAACTTCTTGGAGAAGGGTGCT ATTCTCAGAGTCTCGATGCCATCCAGTTTATCCTTTGAATTGG ACCGAACTCGCCCAGAATTGCTGTCAGATGACACCCAAAGGCGTTATGCTGCAGATGTTCAGAAATTTCAAACTGCAGAAGTAGCCAAACAGCTGGAAGATTTCAG GCAAAAAAGGATGATGGGTATGACCCTCCTTGAGGAGCAGGTGATGGACGTGGAGAATCACTATCCAACTGACCGCGTCCCGTTGGATATGAAGGAGAAGTCTGTGGCCGAGAATCTGTTGGAGAAGATGTATGATTCACA aCTTACTTTTGTCCCAGATGAGGATAAATG CCAAGCCATCTTTGCTGCAGTAGCTGCCTACATGAAGCACCTCGAAGTCAAAAACAGGGCAGGAGATAGTAAAAAGTCCAAAAGAGGTTTCCCTTGGATTAAG AAGAATCATGATCCTCAAAAACCCAGGACTCGGGGGTTCCATGTTCCAATCTGGATTGGAGGCAGTG CAGTCGAAGGCAAACTAAAAGAAGCTGAAG TGGACAAAGATGCTAAGGGAAGGGAAGTTAAAGGGGGTCCAGGCAGAGGCTCATTGACCGAAACTCCAGTTCCTTCCAtcaaaaaacctgaaaactcaGCCTCAGTGCCAAATGCGGAGCCTGCTGGCAACAACTTGACCCCCACCACCACAGAGCCCACTCCAACCGATG GTCAGCCAATCACTTGCTCAGACCTCCCCTCGCCGACAGACTTGCTCCTTCCAGAGATCGGAGCCGTTGTTCCTATCATTGAGCACAGCTCACCCCACGATGCTCACCCAGAGGAGTCGGACAGAGAAAG ACGGAAGCCAAG GAAAGTAGGACGCAGCGAGAGCGCCCGCGTGGACCGGCACTCGTCTCGGCGGCGTGGCTCTTCTCGTAAACAGTCTCGCTCCCGTAGCGACGTGGACCTGCAGCCTCCGTCTTCTGCAACAACTCCTACCCCGCTGTCCCCGCAGAACCTCCATCC TTTGGATGGGCCAGCTTTCCCTTCTGAAGTGCCTGGCCAGGCCCCAACAAGCCCGTCCCCACAGTTGGAGGAGATTGACCCCCGCTTGCAGGAGTTGGAGCAGGACCCGCCCAGCTGGAGGGTGCTGGCGTCTTCTGAGACCTTAAAGAACCTGAGCAAGAAGGAGACCAAGAGGCAGGAAGTCATAAACG AGTTGTTTGCCACAGAGCATGCCCACGTGAGAATGCTGAGTGTCCTTCAGTGGGTGTTCGCCAAGCCGCTGGAGAGGGCGGAAATCCTCTCTGCCCTGGACCTTGAGACCATTTTCCCAAGCCTTGAGGAAATCATTGACATGCACT ATAACTTCTATGAAAGCCTGAAGAAACTGCGTGTCAGTGACAACTACATCGTTAAAAACATCAGCCCCACATTGCTCAACAGG tttggTGGCCCTGAAGGAGAATGGTTTCAGAAACTGACAGCCAGATTCTGCAGTTACCAGACCTATGCTCTGGACCAGATCaagcaaagacagaagaaaGACGCTCGCTTTAACTCTTTTATACAG GATGCAGAGAGTAAACCCCAGTGCCGCAGACTGCAGCTCAAAGACATTATTCCTACAGAAATGCAGAGGCTAACAAAGTATCCACTGTTGCTGGAAAACATCGCAAAGAAcacag AGGAAAAAGAGGAGAAGGAGTCGATCCAGCAAAGTGCAGAATGCTGCAGAAAGATCCTCAACCATGTCAATGAAGAGGTCAAAACAATGGGGAACATGTTG ACTCTAAAGGAGTACcagaaaaaactggaaacatcgGGGCTGAAAGCCAGTGTTGAGCTTTATACTGAATATAAG AGCATTGACTTGACTCAGAGGAAGATGCTTTTTGAAGGTCCGCTGGTCTGGAGAGTCACCAAAGAGAAGGCTATTG ATGTGCATTGCCTGCTGCTGGATGATATGCTGGTTCTTGCACAGAAGCAGGAGGACAAGATGTTGCTAAAATGCCAGAGTAAAAGTAACATTACTGCACAGGAGGGCAAGCAAATGCTGAGCCCAATTATAAAGCTGGACTCCGTTTTCCTCCGTGAAGTGGCAACAG ATCGGAAGGCTTTTTATGTGATATTCACATGGGACAGTGGAGCTCAGATCTATGAGCTGGTGGCTCAGTCTAttgcagaaatgaaaat ttgGCATGATATAATAAAGTCAACGGTTGACGTTCTGAAGAAGAGTGGAACATCCATACGGTTACATATTCCTCCTGGAGTTGGGATTACTCCTCTCAGTCCCACCAC GCTGAGTGCTCCATTGAATCCATCTGAGAATGGAAGTTTAAGAGGCAGCAGCG ACCAAGAAAGGGACAGTGTGACAGATCACAACGCTGTTCCTCCAAGGGTCAATCTGATAGAGACGTTGACCGACAGGGGTCTCCTTCAGGTACTGGATTACTCCAGCAGGAACCAGGAGAAGGTGGCTGACGGTGCTTTGGATGAAG TCATGTCACTTAAAAGATTGCTGATTGGCAGCATCAGCCTGTCAGAGGACTCGCAGCATGATGAAGAACATGAAGAGGAGCAACCAGATAAGCCGTCTCATGAAACGGAGGCCCCTCAGCCAACAG TAGAAAGCGAGTCTACAGACAGCGGATACATGCAGGTGAACACCAGTCCTTCTGCGAAGGAAGATGGAGCAAAACAAGAAGATGAAGACGGGAGTATCTTTGCCCCTCTGGTCTTGTCCCAGGAGAGAAGAGCCGAAGTAAGCAGGAGGCTGGACAGCCTGCTGCAAATGATACAGAGACTACAG gCTGTGGAAGAGGAGCATCACAAGCTGAGCGAGGTCCTTTCTGAGTTCTCGCTGGAAAGCGCCAACTTCCAGTAA